The region GGATGAACCAGGGGGCAGGTGTTTTCCAAAAATTCAGTAATACATTGGCTACTTTACAGCCATGCCAACATTTCTCATTCAGttccctaggaaaaaaaaggtattggATACATTTCACCACAGTATAATGAGGGAAATAAAgttattcttaattttctcaGTGCCTCGTTAGAGGGGAGTATGTTTTGGGTCTGGAATTGGCTCTGTGTCGTAGGCTATGGAGCGGTgaggggaggtggggaaggaggagcGACGAAGCAGAAGAAACAAGGAACAGACAAGTAGGACCAAATCCTCACAGTGCAATACCATGTGTGGAGGGACTGGTGCCTCAGTGCTGCATATTAGCGAGCCAAAGCCATGATCAGGCTGGCACACATCTCGAAGAAGTCCATGGTGTGGCTCCCCAGGCGTGGTGTCACTGAGGGGATGCTGCCAACAAAGGAGCCGCTCAGAGAGCCCATCAGTGACTGGcactcagcagctgcagcagcatcgATGCTCAGCCTCGGTCGGTgcaagccagcagcagagcaggagcgCTGTGGTGTGGACGAACCAGACCTCTGCTCCATCACTTCGTcttatacattaaaaaaaaaaaaaaaaagtggcattaGTTTGGCATCTGCAATGCATGTTTGGTAAGGACCCAGTAATAGTGGAGACAAATGGATCAAAAGGGCTTTTGCTGACTTGAAACAGCTGCATGAAagtcttttgaaattaaaagaatcatttaaattttatttttaaacttgccattttatgtgtttttacaTCTCGTGTCACACCATTTCCTGCTTACCATCGATGCTTTTGAAGTCCAAGAGATAGCTCCGGTTGTCAACCTGGTAGAGCTGTAGGCTCATCTTCACATAATTGCCTGTCACTGGGTTCTTGCGGCGCACTCTGAGATGGTAGGAGTTCACAACCTGCAATCGGAAACTTACTCTCAGAAGCAAGATTCAAGGtagtaagaaaaacatttctttccctatttttttctaaatactaGAAAGACACCTTCTAAGGAAAACACAgcttctagaaagaaaaatgcctaTGAAATTAAGCAAAAGGCTTCATATCCCATTTCCTCCTATCTTTAGAAATGCTTCTCTGATTCACCTGTTGCTGGAGATAAAGCTGCCATGACCCACCTGCCAGACACCAAATGAAGTTTGCTCCTTCCTCACCAGCAGCAATGATCAGATAAGCCAAAAAGTCCACTTGTGGACCTGCATACAAGGACTGAAACCAGAGCAGTCTGGGCAGCTGAGGAGAGTAACCTCTCCGACCAGCACAGTTAAATTCAGTCTTGATGAATCAGCCCTGAGCCATATTTTATCTTGCTGCTTCACACCCCACAATCTGCTGCATCTCATTtgcaatgagattttttttctgtgttatgcTTAAGAAGCAATTGCATGGATGAGAAAGCTATTTTGATGAAGAGTCATGTCTGTAGTTATTCTTAGGGTGGGGAAGACTATTGTGAAACCTCCTTGTACAAAATAAGCTCCGCTGCCTACACGAAGACGTTGGGCTGACTTGGTTTGTGAAGCTGTACCAGAAATATATCAGGTTTGTTCACTTCCTTTAGAATGAAACAGCTAACAAATGTCTGGCTAGTGTAGGCATATGCATCTGGAGACAGTTCATCTCCTGGCTGGTGCAGTGAAATCAGGTTTTTGGGTGCTATGTTGCTTTAAATACAGGATATTATCAAAAATAAAGAGGAGATGGGAGCTTTTAAAGAAGTGGCACAGGGATGTTCACATTGAACAACCCTGGGGACCTTGAGTGAGGAGAGTATTTCCTCTTGTGATGAAGATCTGGGCTGAAATTCTCCTTACCTGTCTCCTGATGTACACACAAGGCTGCTGCAAAATGCCATGAGTCAGGAGAGCTCACACCGGCGACCGCACCAAGATTTAGGGAATCGGGCTCATGAGAAAATATTAAGGGCTAATTTAGGGATTTATTAATCAGACTTTGAAAAAGATTGTGACTAAATGCTGTGTATCTCTGAAGAAATATCTGAAGTGACCACTGCTAACTTAAGTTCCACCTGTCCCGTCTGCCCATTACCTATACATCTTTTAAGAAGATGCATATCATGCCATTTCAGCACACACAAGCAGAAATAATGACAGTTCTTTACTCAGAAGCACTTGAGATGACCTCACAAGGAATTAGCCACTAAAATTAGAAATGGGACAGGCTCCTCTTATCCCTGCAGTTAAATGAGGCAGAATCATCTTTCCAGTCAGAGGCTTAGAGCATTAAGAAACAGAACTCTTATTTCACACCATAAATCAATGCCACAGATATTGAACCCCACCTAGCACCTTAAAGCAGCGTGCttgaataaatgagaaatagCAGGGATGATTGCAAGGTGTGGGTATTCATTTGGAAACACGTGGCTGTAACGATACCTACCAACCTCCCTGAGCAATTCAGCTCGTGAGAAAACGATGCTTGAAAACCATCACGAAGCACCAGCACTCCCTACCTTCCACTCAAAGTCCAGCTGTTTCATAGCACGGTACACCTCGGCCATAATGTCATAGGGTTTGCTTTGGCTGCGGATTCCCAGGTGCCACTTGGCCTTTTTGACAGTCAAGGGTTTTGGCTTTGTTGTGTTAAGGGCATCCAAAGGACATCGGGCTTTGGGGCTGTCTGCTATCAACGGCGGCATCCGCTCGGGATGCGGCTTCACACCAGGAGGGATGTGCATGGTGCTGTCATCCATGAAGGAGCCAGTGGGCGGGCTGGAAGCAAGGTAGAACTCACTGGCTTGGTTCATGATCCTCCGGTTGTCAATGATGAGGTGGTAAGCCACTGCCAGCTGGTCCTGGGGGTCACCACTGTACAGGCTATTCATCACCTCCGACTCTGTGCATTCAAACTTTTCACAAACTTCCCGAACTGCATCATCGTCAATGACAGTGGCATCATAGGAAGGGTCCTCTGGGAACAGGTAACTGGGCAGCTCCTCCTTAAACCACTCATGTTCcctgaggaaaggcagagagtaGCTGTGTGAGCTCTGTGCAAACCAGGCTGGGGCAACCACTGCCACCAGTCCCTGGATTTCTCCCCGAGAGCATCTGGGCAGCTTTGGTTTGATGTTTAAATCATTTCATTGAAGAATAAGCAATGCGTTTCTAGCAAGGTGTCTCCAAAACCCACTGGCAAACAACATTAGGTCTACATTCCTAAAACAGCGGTGTTTTTTGCACTAGAGAGATGGCAGCCAAAATGATCCTTGGGGATGAGAAACTGGATAGCTCCGTTCACCTCAACTGTATTGTTTGGTCTAGCTAAGACTAATCCCAGACTCAGAATGGGAAGTTCAACCCAGCCCTGCATGGGCCCCTCAGTACTGCAACAGTGATAGCAGTTTGCAAgcacagctgcttgctcaccTGGCTCTGAAATTAAGACCTCAGCACTTATGGGACACCCATGCTTTGGGATTATGATGGGTCTGACAGAGATACAGAGCATCCAAGTTATCCAAGTACCTGATTCCCACTGCTTTATGATGAAGTCAATGATAATTAAGTGGCTAAATGCCATGTCTATAGGTTCTACTTATCAGCTGTAATCTTGCTACATGTGCTGCTGCTCTAACACGTAATTAAATCCTTCAGTCTTAAGgacttaagaaataaaaaaggcattttactTAGTTTTACTTGAAGTGTAAAATTAAGGCCATCCATTGCAAATGCACTAAAACTCTAAGAAATCCTCAAAGTCCTAGTAACATTTGCATATATGTTTAGCACACCAGGTAGAGGTAATGATCACTGTAAATTTCATAAAATGTGTGTCAAGTTCCAGTTTTACAAAACATTCATAATGTGACTCAGATTACGAGAAATTTGAAGTCCTACTACAAGCCACAAAACTTTAATGATCTCCAAAGGCACAAATATCTGCTTAAGAGCCCAACTGTTCCCTTTATCCTGAATTTCCACAGTAACGCATGCAGATAAAAAGTTTATGGGCACTGCGCTCATTGACTAAACAACAAAACTACCCTGCACTTAAAGATGAGCCATTTTATCACATTTTAAACTATGTCCTATATTTAAGGATTAAGTTAGTAAttcttgtgtttcttctccATTCTTATTGGACAGAAACTAAGTGCAATGATTACCTTCTTATTCTGAACTGGTACCTAGACGGAGATCATCTTGAGATAAAGTAATGAAAAACAGACGATGGTTTTTAAGTTTTTAGGATTATTGCATGATACAGTTGGTTTTGCTAAGTATTATTAAGAGATTTTTGAGGCTATTTTATAATGTAAAAAACCagcattttatataaatatttattatataaatatatataaattatatatatatatatatctcaaatCATCACCCTGTTTATCATCACCCATTGCCAGCTGGCAGTACCCACCTCTCCATCAGCAGACAAGGATGCAGTAGTGCTCCTTGAATGACCTGGGACAAACACCATCTGAATTAGCTGACTACTCCTGTAAACCACCCTGCCCACCTGTCACCAGGTGACCCCCAGGACAGCTACTGTCCACTGCCACTGGAATGCCACTGGAACCCCTCAAATGCAGCCagcccaccccatcccacctgggcTTACCTGATGTCCTTGATGGTTGCTCGCTTGAGGGGGTCAACCTGCAGCATGTGCATGAGAAGAGTGGCAACGGAGCGATTGAGGTATTCAGGGATGTAAAACACACCTCCCCGGATCTTCTTGAAGAGAGTGGGGACGTGCTCATCATCAAAAGGCAGAGTGCCGCAGAGAAGGGCATAAAGGATAACACCGCAGCTCCAGATGTCCACCTCAGGGCCAGCATACAGCCTGTGCAAATGCAACGGCAGGAGAAAGGTGTCAccctccatccttctctccTAGTTAGGGTGCAGATCCTGCTGGGTGAGCTGGGGTACCCTCTGCCAGCTCCACCAGGGCCAGAGCCACACCCCACCCCAGGGCTGCTGACATGGATGCCCCCAGCCAAACCTGCCTAAGCCAAAATCACTCATTGGTGAGAGGAAATGACATGGCAGAGCTGGCATGGGCTGCCCACGCTCCTCTGTACAGCTGTGGCATAAGGATCGGGTACGTCTCTGCCTCCAACAGACCCTCCAAAGAGCTAAATCACATGTATCCAAGAGCTCTACCAGGCTGTTTGCTCCTTCACTCCAAGGGTCTAGCCAGCAATTTCTGTTCATTCAGTGAGGCAGATTAAATGGCAGCAGATACTATATCTCCAAGTGTCTATTTTCAGTTGAAGTTTGTGTGCTGGTATGCAAGTGCTCCTGCTTCCAACAAGCTGCTAATGTGCTCCCTGGCATCACCAAGTCAGTACACCCCAAATAAATGGGATTTACTACTACTTGTTTGcttgatttctctctttttgctgtAACCTATGTTTTCACAGAGATTTTGGGAGATGGTGCCCGCCCTTGGGTTGTAAAATCCTACCAAAACACAGAGGTTGAAATGAAAATCCAGAAGTGTCTGCATGAAACCTCATCATCCTGCACTTGCTCCTCCTGAAAAACACCACTGCAGATAGACTGATGTACAAAAAGCACCAGTCATGCACATGCTCATTCTCTGAACACCACCCAAACACCAGACCTTCTTGTCCAATAGTCAAGACTTTCCCTGCTGAGGCCAAGGACAACAGTAAAGTAAATACACTTTGGAAATCGGGACAAATACCTAGATACCCCCTCGATCCTTCCTCCAATGCTGACAAATAGGAAGCCTGATTCTTTTGCTGATAACTGCTCTGCTTCAACAGCTGATTGGACTTCTAAGCCCAAATGAGATAGGCTCTTATGACTTTGAAACCTGAGCTGTCAcgctctgctgctcctgtgccCTACCCAGCAAAGGCCACTGGTGCCAGGAACCAGCTCACCCCTGCCCTGCACACCCACTGGCAAGGCATTCATCCCACTGCCAGAACAGATAAGAAGTGGAATGTCTTACCTTCCAGAGATGACTTCAGGGGCTGCATAATTTGGGGAACCACAGCTGGTGCGTAGAAATTCACCATCTGACATCATGTTGGACAATCctaaaaacaatatttttattacatagTGATGTTCGATGTGAAGGTTCAGCCACAGAGGACTCCCATGTTGCACAGAGGAAGAGAGGTATAGGAAGTGGAGGGGAAAATTTGGAGGGGATGTGACTCCTTCAAAATGACctgcaaattattattattgttgttgttgttagttTCACATCCAACCAAGGAACATTCACTGCAGGctaattttccttctctaagcTGCAAGTCccagagcacagagaaaaagagacataATTAATCCCAGAGCACTTACTTTATATGGGAATTGTGCAAGGTTTGAAATTAGTAAATCTTTAAAAGGATTTATCACTGCTAGAAAGGACTCACCGGGACTGAGCTGGTAGCCCAGCTATTTCAATGGATTTCAATCAGTAATGACACTTAAAGACTCTTACTACTGCTCATTTATAAAATGAAGTGAGGCCAAGAGCACATGGCCAAACGTACAGAGAGcacacatgaaaataaacatatgcAGCCAGCTCACTCTGGATTTAACTGCACCCAGGCTGTCTTAAACATAAATTAGCTAAATCTTTATATTAGGTGATTATACTACAACATAGTGAAGATTTGCAAATTACTTAACTGCTCCATTCTTAATGCCAGTACAGAAGCAGCCTACAATAAGTAATCCCTGCTTTTGCAAAAAGGTCACTGTGTGCAACTGTGGGCTTTTCAGGTAAAGCAACTGCTAGTGGTTAGGAAAACAGGCTCTGGGTTTTGTAAGGCGTGCTACACGGACACGCTCCAGCAAGCGCCTCAGAGTTGGCTGCATTTCTGGAATGCTGCTGGGGTCACATACCAAAATCAGCTATCTTTGCATTCATGTGTGCATCCAGCAGCACGTTCTCCGGTTTCAGGTCTCGGTGGACAACCATGTGTCTGTGGCAGTAATCCACCGCAGAGAGAATCTGCTGGAAAAGGCGTCGAGCTTCTGCCTCTTCAACCTATGGACGCAAAGGGAAACAGTTCTGAAGGTTGGTCTGTGTGTGGAGCTGGCAAGGGAAGGTTTGTCTTAGCAAAGAGCCAAAATGTTCCAGGGTACAGAGAGAAAATCACAGCGTGCTTGTGACCATAAGCAGCAAATAAAGCAGATTTCCCCCCCTCTGCATTTTATAATGTGCTAGTGTTTGCAAATGATACAGCCCAGAGATGAAATCAGAAACCTATATTTAGCTGAGCTATCATGAAGAACTTATTGGTGGCACTTATGAAGGAATGGCCCCAGTGCCACAACAGGACCAGTTCTGCTATGGAGATcgaggctgaaaaaaaacactgcagaagatGCTGCAGGGAACAATTCCTCATGGACAGATGGCTTCgggaaaaaaagctaaaggTGGAATACTGTGATTACTTTAATTAGCTATATTAGCTATGAACTTGTATGAGCTTTATtagagaaattatatttaaaataacgGTGAGATTGATTACTTTTGCTGATGACTAAAGAGTTTCTTAATGAAAAGTTTAGTTTCTGAATGCAGAAGTTCAGAAAGGATCCAAATTAGTCACTGAAAAATCCAGATAAAATGTGCTGGAAATCAGAACCGTACATAGAAAAGTAAAGGGAGTCAGCTCCATCAACCAGTGCACTAATCTAAGCCAATTTATTGTAAATGTATTGATTTTTGTAGTACAGAGAGGAAACGTACAATGGGCTGATCCTTCACCTGAAGCTTTATTCTGCATGGCCACTTCAGCCCATTATCTCCTTGCCCTGCAACTGCCCCTTGCCTATGACTATGCCCACTGGGCAGACACTAATTATTCTCTTCGTAAACATAATATCACATTTCATGGACTCAACCTATTCCTCAGGTGATTTACACCCAGCAGGATTACTGGCATCTGAAAACGTGTTCAGATAAGCCACATCTTTaaaaagtcttcaaaaaaaCTGATGTGGAGCCAAGGGGGAGGCAAATGACTGAGATGGAGACCACACTGAGTGCTTTCCCCCTACAGC is a window of Cuculus canorus isolate bCucCan1 chromosome 8, bCucCan1.pri, whole genome shotgun sequence DNA encoding:
- the PRKAA2 gene encoding 5'-AMP-activated protein kinase catalytic subunit alpha-2 isoform X1; the encoded protein is MAEKQKHDGRVKIGHYVLGDTLGVGTFGKVKIGEHQLTGHKVAVKILNRQKIRSLDVVGKIKREIQNLKLFRHPHIIKLYQVISTPTDFFMVMEYVSGGELFDYICKHGRVEEAEARRLFQQILSAVDYCHRHMVVHRDLKPENVLLDAHMNAKIADFGLSNMMSDGEFLRTSCGSPNYAAPEVISGRLYAGPEVDIWSCGVILYALLCGTLPFDDEHVPTLFKKIRGGVFYIPEYLNRSVATLLMHMLQVDPLKRATIKDIREHEWFKEELPSYLFPEDPSYDATVIDDDAVREVCEKFECTESEVMNSLYSGDPQDQLAVAYHLIIDNRRIMNQASEFYLASSPPTGSFMDDSTMHIPPGVKPHPERMPPLIADSPKARCPLDALNTTKPKPLTVKKAKWHLGIRSQSKPYDIMAEVYRAMKQLDFEWKVVNSYHLRVRRKNPVTGNYVKMSLQLYQVDNRSYLLDFKSIDDEVMEQRSGSSTPQRSCSAAGLHRPRLSIDAAAAAECQSLMGSLSGSFVGSIPSVTPRLGSHTMDFFEMCASLIMALAR
- the PRKAA2 gene encoding 5'-AMP-activated protein kinase catalytic subunit alpha-2 isoform X5, coding for MVMEYVSGGELFDYICKHGRVEEAEARRLFQQILSAVDYCHRHMVVHRDLKPENVLLDAHMNAKIADFGLSNMMSDGEFLRTSCGSPNYAAPEVISGRLYAGPEVDIWSCGVILYALLCGTLPFDDEHVPTLFKKIRGGVFYIPEYLNRSVATLLMHMLQVDPLKRATIKDIREHEWFKEELPSYLFPEDPSYDATVIDDDAVREVCEKFECTESEVMNSLYSGDPQDQLAVAYHLIIDNRRIMNQASEFYLASSPPTGSFMDDSTMHIPPGVKPHPERMPPLIADSPKARCPLDALNTTKPKPLTVKKAKWHLGIRSQSKPYDIMAEVYRAMKQLDFEWKVVNSYHLRVRRKNPVTGNYVKMSLQLYQVDNRSYLLDFKSIDDEVMEQRSGSSTPQRSCSAAGLHRPRLSIDAAAAAECQSLMGSLSGSFVGSIPSVTPRLGSHTMDFFEMCASLIMALAR
- the PRKAA2 gene encoding 5'-AMP-activated protein kinase catalytic subunit alpha-2 isoform X3 codes for the protein MYFDTQTKISKVEEAEARRLFQQILSAVDYCHRHMVVHRDLKPENVLLDAHMNAKIADFGLSNMMSDGEFLRTSCGSPNYAAPEVISGRLYAGPEVDIWSCGVILYALLCGTLPFDDEHVPTLFKKIRGGVFYIPEYLNRSVATLLMHMLQVDPLKRATIKDIREHEWFKEELPSYLFPEDPSYDATVIDDDAVREVCEKFECTESEVMNSLYSGDPQDQLAVAYHLIIDNRRIMNQASEFYLASSPPTGSFMDDSTMHIPPGVKPHPERMPPLIADSPKARCPLDALNTTKPKPLTVKKAKWHLGIRSQSKPYDIMAEVYRAMKQLDFEWKVVNSYHLRVRRKNPVTGNYVKMSLQLYQVDNRSYLLDFKSIDDEVMEQRSGSSTPQRSCSAAGLHRPRLSIDAAAAAECQSLMGSLSGSFVGSIPSVTPRLGSHTMDFFEMCASLIMALAR
- the PRKAA2 gene encoding 5'-AMP-activated protein kinase catalytic subunit alpha-2 isoform X2; amino-acid sequence: MAEKQKHDGRVKIGHYVLGDTLGVGTFGKVKIGEHQLTGHKVAVKILNRQKIRSLDVVGKIKREIQNLKLFRHPHIIKLYQVISTPTDFFMVMEYVSGGELFDYICKHGRVEEAEARRLFQQILSAVDYCHRHMVVHRDLKPENVLLDAHMNAKIADFGLSNMMSDGEFLRTSCGSPNYAAPEVISGRLYAGPEVDIWSCGVILYALLCGTLPFDDEHVPTLFKKIRGGVFYIPEYLNRSVATLLMHMLQVDPLKRATIKDIREHEWFKEELPSYLFPEDPSYDATVIDDDAVREVCEKFECTESEVMNSLYSGDPQDQLAVAYHLIIDNRRIMNQASEFYLASSPPTGSFMDDSTMHIPPGVKPHPERMPPLIADSPKARCPLDALNTTKPKPLTVKKAKWHLGIRSQSKPYDIMAEVYRAMKQLDFEWKVVNSYHLRVRRKNPVTGNYVKMSLQLYQVDNRSYLLDFKSIDVILCALM
- the PRKAA2 gene encoding 5'-AMP-activated protein kinase catalytic subunit alpha-2 isoform X4, which gives rise to MAEKQKHDGRVKIGHYVLGDTLGVGTFGKVKIGEHQLTGHKVAVKILNRQKIRSLDVVGKIKREIQNLKLFRHPHIIKLYQVISTPTDFFMVMEYVSGGELFDYICKHGRVEEAEARRLFQQILSAVDYCHRHMVVHRDLKPENVLLDAHMNAKIADFGLSNMMSDGEFLRTSCGSPNYAAPEVISGRLYAGPEVDIWSCGVILYALLCGTLPFDDEHVPTLFKKIRGGVFYIPEYLNRSVATLLMHMLQVDPLKRATIKDIREHEWFKEELPSYLFPEDPSYDATVIDDDAVREVCEKFECTESEVMNSLYSGDPQDQLAVAYHLIIDNRRIMNQASEFYLASSPPTGSFMDDSTMHIPPGVKPHPERMPPLIADSPKARCPLDALNTTKPKPLTVKKAKWHLGIRSQSKPYDIMAEVYRAMKQLDFEWKVGSAGAS